A stretch of the Macaca mulatta isolate MMU2019108-1 chromosome 16, T2T-MMU8v2.0, whole genome shotgun sequence genome encodes the following:
- the LOC114673016 gene encoding uncharacterized protein LOC114673016 — protein MAELLGTLPRGCERNFLSPVTLSCAFLRHPPPEASGALRGFLGEEVGVPVISAALPLDLREGPWDPRYPCLASALYPGVGLAHPTSGKDASGRRGAPGPRPAQPSPAQPFPGQRRGKRRAAHGRRHGNAVGFVGCEEPGPRPPPPLHALPPPSLAAAGPGCAGRGAAFPGIARDHPARSLGIRTPSPSAPERPGTAPGCLQRARGRAPGGPRSEHPVRGDDDPAREAHGRQGLWEQPREKGAWSAR, from the exons ATGG CGGAGTTGCTAGGGACATTGCCACGGGGCTGTGAGCGGAATTTTCTCTCTCCGGTGACCCTGAGCTGCGCCTTTCTCAGACACCCGCCTCCGGAGGCCTCAGGCGCTCTGCGGGGGTTCTTGGGGGAGGAGGTGGGCGTTCCCGTTATTTCAGCGGCGCTGCCCTTGGACCTGCGGGAGGGACCGTGGGACCCGAGATATCCCTGCCTGGCCTCCGCTCTCTACCCGGGGGTGGGTCTCGCCCACCCAACCTCGGGTAAGGACGCTTCTGGAAGGAGGGGCGCCCCGGGACcccgcccagcccagcccagcccagcccagcccttccCCGGGCAGCGGCGCGGGAAGCGTCGGGCGGCTCACGGGCGTCGTCATGGCAACGCCGTGGGCTTCGTAGGCTGCGAGGAGCCGGGACCTCGGCCGCCTCCGCCCCTCCACGCCCTCCCCCCGCCCTCCCTGGCTGCAGCTGGACCCGGCTGCGCGGGACGCGGGGCCGCCTTCCCGGGGATCGCCAGGGACCACCCGGCGCGTTCCCTGGGAATCCGCACCCCTAGCCCCAGCGCTCCAGAGCGACCCGGGACAGCCCCTGGCTGCCTGCAGAGGGCCCGTGGGCGAGCCCCGGGTGGACCCAGGAGTGAGCACCCGGTGCGTGGGGACGATGATCCCGCGAGGGAAGCGCACGGGCGGCAGGGGCTGTGGGAGCAGCCCCGGGAGAAAGGGGCGTGGAGCGCGCGCTGA
- the LOC106994152 gene encoding uncharacterized protein LOC106994152: MVLGPGGTTDRSGGASGGGGSSSRSSNTKRKAYPNHRARSLPLLGNHQAPPPHRPFHWWVPETGEGGGIAGGAWWPTPGSDWSVAASILGEKGEVRRALGPREQPEGGPATAGLGAGKRGRGGAGRRSRRCGEESGGRRRRARVEAALREVALRGGRLARRVTAWRCGEGTRAARTQDAAGRVYRWERPRPHRFAGAVVSDCWMSCTEAWRLQIPDIPCLRVPYSSTVQ, from the exons ATGGTCCTGGGTCCCGGCGGCACCACAGACCGGAGCGGGGGCgcgagcggcggcggcggcagcagcagcagaagcagcaacaCGAAGAGGAAAGCTTACCCGAACCACAGAGCCCGTT CGCTGCCGCTGCTAGGCAACCACCAGGCCCCGCCCCCGCACCGCCCTTTCCATTGGTGGGTTCCGGAGACGGGGGAGGGGGGCGGGATCGCAGGCGGGGCCTGGTGGCCGACTCCAGGCAGCGATTGGTCGGTGGCGGCGTCGATCCTgggggagaagggggaggtgcgGCGCGCGCTGGGGCCCAGGGAGCAGCCTGAGGGGGGCCCGGCAACAGCCGGGCTGGGGGCGGGGAAGCGGGGGCGGGGTGGCGCAGGAAGAAGGAGCAGAAGGTGCGGGGAGGAGAGCGGGGGGCGCCGGCGGCGAGCGCGCGTGGAGGCGGCACTTCGCGAAGTGGCACTTCGGGGCGGGCGGCTGGCCCGCCGGGTCACGGCCTGGCGCTGCGGGGAGGGGACCCGAGCGGCTCGGACGCAGGACGCCGCGGGCCGGGTTTACAGGTGGGAGAGGCCCCGACCCCACCGCTTCGCCG GCGCTGTGGTCTCTGATTGCTGGATGTCATGCACTGAAGCCTGGAGGCTCCAGATCCCGG ATATTCCGTGCTTGCGCGTGCCCTACAGCAGCACAGTTCAGTAG